From a region of the Euwallacea similis isolate ESF13 chromosome 19, ESF131.1, whole genome shotgun sequence genome:
- the LOC136415110 gene encoding osmotic avoidance abnormal protein 3-like isoform X1, protein MAENVRVIVRCRPMNKRETDTNCKCVVKIQNPVVETWDPGEGPAYPKTFTFDSTYDQNSNTEVIYNDICYPLVESVLEGYNATIFVYGQTGCGKSFTMEGIKGPDSSQKGVISRAFEHAFEAISVTSGVKYLAMVSYLEIYNEQIRDLLVPNDKLATNGSLSLKETPTEGVTVPGLALHPVHNAQEAESYLNMGSKNRMIGATLMNQNSSRSHSIFTISIEQLNNVNNNRSIRKGKLNLVDLAGSERQTKTGATGDRLKEATKINLSLSALGNVISALVDGKAKHIPYRDSKLTRMLQDSLGGNTRTLMIACVSPADRDYMETLSTLRYANRAKNISNKPKVNEDPKDTILRKYQEEIERLKSLLTSQHEPDGLRLMNITEFDHIEDVNETKIVELDAKRDKLLHEYQTEMEKLRNLHESEKHEKETVIKQIQAIKEEYEENIRRLNDEIKSNTSKEVTSKEEIMKRIAELKKALIGGEKANDKELSERRLKKKLAAEQRASLIAHLLAKIDMDEDRQLLQNQYKDISHELNLKSEILRKYRYKVKMLEREINDIQSEFQQEREDYLETIRKQNRKLKLLSQINEKIAATLKKDCNYCDMDSVKDQAVWLEDSQKYKLPDLIIPRTKLPPAGRFSDIQTAPARLSSENSLSRQNSIDQKNAKSDQQDLISSYFEPASKRANELLSQNRKVDPQMVFNTWKGRAHFPDFAKKNKTRSTEHLDFDSSARNITANNFKGLSNHWLTSGADSPFNSDNLKKPFRLEALPDINSNGRKTHLNTMELL, encoded by the exons ATGGCTGAAAACGTTAGAGTGATAGTGAGATGCCGGCCCATGAATAAGAGGGAAACAGACACCAATTGTAAG TGCGtggtaaaaatccaaaatccGGTTGTGGAAACATGGGACCCCGGAGAAGGCCCCGCTTATCCGAAAACCTTCACCTTCGATTCCACTTATGACCAGAACTCCAATACAGAGGTTATCTACAATGACATCTGTTATCCTTTAGTAGAG AGTGTTTTGGAAGGATACAATGCAACAATCTTCGTCTACGGTCAAACAGGCTGCGGGAAATCATTTACCATGGAAGGAATCAAAGGGCCGGACTCCAGTCAGAAAGGGGTCATTTCTAGAGCTTTTGAACACGCGTTTGAGGCTATTTCAGTTACAAGTGGAGTGAAATATCTTGCTATGGTCAGCTATTTGGAGATCTACAATGAACAAATTCG GGATTTATTAGTGCCAAACGACAAACTGGCGACCAATGGCTCTCTTAGCTTAAAAGAAACTCCTACAGAAGGAGTCACCGTACCAG GTCTGGCATTGCACCCAGTGCATAATGCGCAAGAAGCTGAATCCTATCTGAACATGGGCTCCAAAAATCGCATGATAGGAGCCACTTTGATGAACCAAAACAGCTCGAGAAGTCACAGTATTTTCACCATCAGCATTGAGCAACTAAACAATGTGAACAACAATCGAAGTATAAGGAAGGGCAAGTTGAATCTGGTAGATTTAGCAGGATCTGAGAGACAGACCAAGACTGGGGCCACTGGAGACAGGCTCAAAGAAGCTACTAAAATCAATTTGTCTTTGAGTGCCCTTGGGAATGTTATTTCTGCGTTAGTTGATGGCAAAGCTAAGCATATTCCTTACAGGGATTCTAAGTTGACTAGAATGCTGCAG GACTCCTTGGGGGGTAACACCAGGACATTAATGATAGCCTGCGTAAGCCCTGCAGATCGTGACTACATGGAGACTTTATCGACGTTAAGATACGCCAATCGAGCTAAAAATATCAGTAACAAACCTAAAGTCAACGAAGACCCAAAAGACACAATCCTCAGGAAATACCAAGAGGAAATTGAACGCCTGAAATCACTGCTCACATCCCAGCACGAGCCTGACGGTCTTCGACTAATGAATATCACAGAATTTGACCACATAGAGGATGTTAATGAAACCAAAATTGTGGAATTGGACGCAAAGAGGGACAAACTTCTACACGAGTATCAAACGGAGATGGAGAAATTGAGGAATTTGCACGAAAGTGAGAAGCACGAAAAAGAAACTGTGATAAAGCAAATACAAGCGATAAAAGAGGAGTACGAGGAAAATATACGAAGACTGAACGACGAAATTAAAAGCAATACTAGCAAAGAGGTGACGTCGAAGGAGGAAATCATGAAGAGAATTGCGGAGTTGAAGAAAGCTTTGATTGGTGGGGAAAAGGCTAATGATAAGGAGCTCTCGGAGAGgagattgaagaaaaaattggcTGCGGAACAAAGAGCTAG CTTAATAGCCCATCTCCTAGCGAAAATTGACATGGACGAAGACCGACAACTTCTTCAGAATCAGTACAAAGACATTAGTCACGAATTGAACTTGAAGAGTGAGATTTTACGAAAATACCGATACAAAGTGAAGATGCTGGAGCGAGAGATAAACGATATTCAGAGTGAGTTTCAGCAGGAGAGGGAAGACTATTTGGAGACAATAAGAAAGCAGAATAGGAAGCTCAAGCTGTTAagccaaattaatgaaaagatAGCGGCCACTTTGAAGAAGGATTGCAATTATTG CGATATGGACTCTGTCAAAGATCAGGCAGTGTGGCTTGAAGacagtcaaaaatataaactaccAGATTTGATAATCCCCAGGACCAAACTTCCTCCAGCTG GACGTTTTTCGGACATACAAACGGCACCAGCAAGACTAAGCAGCGAAAATTCCCTGAGCAGGCAAAATTCAATTGACCAg AAAAATGCCAAATCAGATCAACAAGACCTCATATCGAGTTATTTTGAACCCGCCTCTAAAAGAGCCAATGAGTTGTTAAGCCAAAATAGGAAAGTAGACCCTCAGATGGTGTTTAATACTTGGAAAG GTCGTGCACATTTTCCAGACTTTGCcaagaaaaacaaaactaGATCCACCGAGCACTTGGACTTTGATTCTTCTGCCAGAAATATTACTGCTAACAATTTTAAGGGTTTAAGCAATCATTGGTTGACCTCTGGGGCGG ATTCACCATTTAAttcagataatttaaaaaagccaTTCCGCCTGGAGGCTCTACCTGACATTAACAGCAATGGAAGGAAAACTCACCTGAACACAATGGaattgctttaa
- the LOC136415110 gene encoding osmotic avoidance abnormal protein 3-like isoform X2, with the protein MAENVRVIVRCRPMNKRETDTNCKCVVKIQNPVVETWDPGEGPAYPKTFTFDSTYDQNSNTEVIYNDICYPLVESVLEGYNATIFVYGQTGCGKSFTMEGIKGPDSSQKGVISRAFEHAFEAISVTSGVKYLAMVSYLEIYNEQIRDLLVPNDKLATNGSLSLKETPTEGVTVPGLALHPVHNAQEAESYLNMGSKNRMIGATLMNQNSSRSHSIFTISIEQLNNVNNNRSIRKGKLNLVDLAGSERQTKTGATGDRLKEATKINLSLSALGNVISALVDGKAKHIPYRDSKLTRMLQDSLGGNTRTLMIACVSPADRDYMETLSTLRYANRAKNISNKPKVNEDPKDTILRKYQEEIERLKSLLTSQHEPDGLRLMNITEFDHIEDVNETKIVELDAKRDKLLHEYQTEMEKLRNLHESEKHEKETVIKQIQAIKEEYEENIRRLNDEIKSNTSKEVTSKEEIMKRIAELKKALIGGEKANDKELSERRLKKKLAAEQRASLIAHLLAKIDMDEDRQLLQNQYKDISHELNLKSEILRKYRYKVKMLEREINDIQSEFQQEREDYLETIRKQNRKLKLLSQINEKIAATLKKDCNYCDMDSVKDQAVWLEDSQKYKLPDLIIPRTKLPPAGRFSDIQTAPARLSSENSLSRQNSIDQKNAKSDQQDLISSYFEPASKRANELLSQNRKVDPQMVFNTWKDFAKKNKTRSTEHLDFDSSARNITANNFKGLSNHWLTSGADSPFNSDNLKKPFRLEALPDINSNGRKTHLNTMELL; encoded by the exons ATGGCTGAAAACGTTAGAGTGATAGTGAGATGCCGGCCCATGAATAAGAGGGAAACAGACACCAATTGTAAG TGCGtggtaaaaatccaaaatccGGTTGTGGAAACATGGGACCCCGGAGAAGGCCCCGCTTATCCGAAAACCTTCACCTTCGATTCCACTTATGACCAGAACTCCAATACAGAGGTTATCTACAATGACATCTGTTATCCTTTAGTAGAG AGTGTTTTGGAAGGATACAATGCAACAATCTTCGTCTACGGTCAAACAGGCTGCGGGAAATCATTTACCATGGAAGGAATCAAAGGGCCGGACTCCAGTCAGAAAGGGGTCATTTCTAGAGCTTTTGAACACGCGTTTGAGGCTATTTCAGTTACAAGTGGAGTGAAATATCTTGCTATGGTCAGCTATTTGGAGATCTACAATGAACAAATTCG GGATTTATTAGTGCCAAACGACAAACTGGCGACCAATGGCTCTCTTAGCTTAAAAGAAACTCCTACAGAAGGAGTCACCGTACCAG GTCTGGCATTGCACCCAGTGCATAATGCGCAAGAAGCTGAATCCTATCTGAACATGGGCTCCAAAAATCGCATGATAGGAGCCACTTTGATGAACCAAAACAGCTCGAGAAGTCACAGTATTTTCACCATCAGCATTGAGCAACTAAACAATGTGAACAACAATCGAAGTATAAGGAAGGGCAAGTTGAATCTGGTAGATTTAGCAGGATCTGAGAGACAGACCAAGACTGGGGCCACTGGAGACAGGCTCAAAGAAGCTACTAAAATCAATTTGTCTTTGAGTGCCCTTGGGAATGTTATTTCTGCGTTAGTTGATGGCAAAGCTAAGCATATTCCTTACAGGGATTCTAAGTTGACTAGAATGCTGCAG GACTCCTTGGGGGGTAACACCAGGACATTAATGATAGCCTGCGTAAGCCCTGCAGATCGTGACTACATGGAGACTTTATCGACGTTAAGATACGCCAATCGAGCTAAAAATATCAGTAACAAACCTAAAGTCAACGAAGACCCAAAAGACACAATCCTCAGGAAATACCAAGAGGAAATTGAACGCCTGAAATCACTGCTCACATCCCAGCACGAGCCTGACGGTCTTCGACTAATGAATATCACAGAATTTGACCACATAGAGGATGTTAATGAAACCAAAATTGTGGAATTGGACGCAAAGAGGGACAAACTTCTACACGAGTATCAAACGGAGATGGAGAAATTGAGGAATTTGCACGAAAGTGAGAAGCACGAAAAAGAAACTGTGATAAAGCAAATACAAGCGATAAAAGAGGAGTACGAGGAAAATATACGAAGACTGAACGACGAAATTAAAAGCAATACTAGCAAAGAGGTGACGTCGAAGGAGGAAATCATGAAGAGAATTGCGGAGTTGAAGAAAGCTTTGATTGGTGGGGAAAAGGCTAATGATAAGGAGCTCTCGGAGAGgagattgaagaaaaaattggcTGCGGAACAAAGAGCTAG CTTAATAGCCCATCTCCTAGCGAAAATTGACATGGACGAAGACCGACAACTTCTTCAGAATCAGTACAAAGACATTAGTCACGAATTGAACTTGAAGAGTGAGATTTTACGAAAATACCGATACAAAGTGAAGATGCTGGAGCGAGAGATAAACGATATTCAGAGTGAGTTTCAGCAGGAGAGGGAAGACTATTTGGAGACAATAAGAAAGCAGAATAGGAAGCTCAAGCTGTTAagccaaattaatgaaaagatAGCGGCCACTTTGAAGAAGGATTGCAATTATTG CGATATGGACTCTGTCAAAGATCAGGCAGTGTGGCTTGAAGacagtcaaaaatataaactaccAGATTTGATAATCCCCAGGACCAAACTTCCTCCAGCTG GACGTTTTTCGGACATACAAACGGCACCAGCAAGACTAAGCAGCGAAAATTCCCTGAGCAGGCAAAATTCAATTGACCAg AAAAATGCCAAATCAGATCAACAAGACCTCATATCGAGTTATTTTGAACCCGCCTCTAAAAGAGCCAATGAGTTGTTAAGCCAAAATAGGAAAGTAGACCCTCAGATGGTGTTTAATACTTGGAAAG ACTTTGCcaagaaaaacaaaactaGATCCACCGAGCACTTGGACTTTGATTCTTCTGCCAGAAATATTACTGCTAACAATTTTAAGGGTTTAAGCAATCATTGGTTGACCTCTGGGGCGG ATTCACCATTTAAttcagataatttaaaaaagccaTTCCGCCTGGAGGCTCTACCTGACATTAACAGCAATGGAAGGAAAACTCACCTGAACACAATGGaattgctttaa
- the LOC136415110 gene encoding osmotic avoidance abnormal protein 3-like isoform X5 produces MAENVRVIVRCRPMNKRETDTNCKCVVKIQNPVVETWDPGEGPAYPKTFTFDSTYDQNSNTEVIYNDICYPLVESVLEGYNATIFVYGQTGCGKSFTMEGIKGPDSSQKGVISRAFEHAFEAISVTSGVKYLAMVSYLEIYNEQIRDLLVPNDKLATNGSLSLKETPTEGVTVPGLALHPVHNAQEAESYLNMGSKNRMIGATLMNQNSSRSHSIFTISIEQLNNVNNNRSIRKGKLNLVDLAGSERQTKTGATGDRLKEATKINLSLSALGNVISALVDGKAKHIPYRDSKLTRMLQDSLGGNTRTLMIACVSPADRDYMETLSTLRYANRAKNISNKPKVNEDPKDTILRKYQEEIERLKSLLTSQHEPDGLRLMNITEFDHIEDVNETKIVELDAKRDKLLHEYQTEMEKLRNLHESEKHEKETVIKQIQAIKEEYEENIRRLNDEIKSNTSKEVTSKEEIMKRIAELKKALIGGEKANDKELSERRLKKKLAAEQRASLIAHLLAKIDMDEDRQLLQNQYKDISHELNLKSEILRKYRYKVKMLEREINDIQSEFQQEREDYLETIRKQNRKLKLLSQINEKIAATLKKDCNYCDMDSVKDQAVWLEDSQKYKLPDLIIPRTKLPPAAFFLSLARCFFAQDRTMTE; encoded by the exons ATGGCTGAAAACGTTAGAGTGATAGTGAGATGCCGGCCCATGAATAAGAGGGAAACAGACACCAATTGTAAG TGCGtggtaaaaatccaaaatccGGTTGTGGAAACATGGGACCCCGGAGAAGGCCCCGCTTATCCGAAAACCTTCACCTTCGATTCCACTTATGACCAGAACTCCAATACAGAGGTTATCTACAATGACATCTGTTATCCTTTAGTAGAG AGTGTTTTGGAAGGATACAATGCAACAATCTTCGTCTACGGTCAAACAGGCTGCGGGAAATCATTTACCATGGAAGGAATCAAAGGGCCGGACTCCAGTCAGAAAGGGGTCATTTCTAGAGCTTTTGAACACGCGTTTGAGGCTATTTCAGTTACAAGTGGAGTGAAATATCTTGCTATGGTCAGCTATTTGGAGATCTACAATGAACAAATTCG GGATTTATTAGTGCCAAACGACAAACTGGCGACCAATGGCTCTCTTAGCTTAAAAGAAACTCCTACAGAAGGAGTCACCGTACCAG GTCTGGCATTGCACCCAGTGCATAATGCGCAAGAAGCTGAATCCTATCTGAACATGGGCTCCAAAAATCGCATGATAGGAGCCACTTTGATGAACCAAAACAGCTCGAGAAGTCACAGTATTTTCACCATCAGCATTGAGCAACTAAACAATGTGAACAACAATCGAAGTATAAGGAAGGGCAAGTTGAATCTGGTAGATTTAGCAGGATCTGAGAGACAGACCAAGACTGGGGCCACTGGAGACAGGCTCAAAGAAGCTACTAAAATCAATTTGTCTTTGAGTGCCCTTGGGAATGTTATTTCTGCGTTAGTTGATGGCAAAGCTAAGCATATTCCTTACAGGGATTCTAAGTTGACTAGAATGCTGCAG GACTCCTTGGGGGGTAACACCAGGACATTAATGATAGCCTGCGTAAGCCCTGCAGATCGTGACTACATGGAGACTTTATCGACGTTAAGATACGCCAATCGAGCTAAAAATATCAGTAACAAACCTAAAGTCAACGAAGACCCAAAAGACACAATCCTCAGGAAATACCAAGAGGAAATTGAACGCCTGAAATCACTGCTCACATCCCAGCACGAGCCTGACGGTCTTCGACTAATGAATATCACAGAATTTGACCACATAGAGGATGTTAATGAAACCAAAATTGTGGAATTGGACGCAAAGAGGGACAAACTTCTACACGAGTATCAAACGGAGATGGAGAAATTGAGGAATTTGCACGAAAGTGAGAAGCACGAAAAAGAAACTGTGATAAAGCAAATACAAGCGATAAAAGAGGAGTACGAGGAAAATATACGAAGACTGAACGACGAAATTAAAAGCAATACTAGCAAAGAGGTGACGTCGAAGGAGGAAATCATGAAGAGAATTGCGGAGTTGAAGAAAGCTTTGATTGGTGGGGAAAAGGCTAATGATAAGGAGCTCTCGGAGAGgagattgaagaaaaaattggcTGCGGAACAAAGAGCTAG CTTAATAGCCCATCTCCTAGCGAAAATTGACATGGACGAAGACCGACAACTTCTTCAGAATCAGTACAAAGACATTAGTCACGAATTGAACTTGAAGAGTGAGATTTTACGAAAATACCGATACAAAGTGAAGATGCTGGAGCGAGAGATAAACGATATTCAGAGTGAGTTTCAGCAGGAGAGGGAAGACTATTTGGAGACAATAAGAAAGCAGAATAGGAAGCTCAAGCTGTTAagccaaattaatgaaaagatAGCGGCCACTTTGAAGAAGGATTGCAATTATTG CGATATGGACTCTGTCAAAGATCAGGCAGTGTGGCTTGAAGacagtcaaaaatataaactaccAGATTTGATAATCCCCAGGACCAAACTTCCTCCAGCTG ctTTCTTTCTATCTCTTGCACGCTGCTTCTTTGCACAGGACAGAACCATGACAGAATAA
- the LOC136415110 gene encoding osmotic avoidance abnormal protein 3-like isoform X7: protein MAENVRVIVRCRPMNKRETDTNCKCVVKIQNPVVETWDPGEGPAYPKTFTFDSTYDQNSNTEVIYNDICYPLVESVLEGYNATIFVYGQTGCGKSFTMEGIKGPDSSQKGVISRAFEHAFEAISVTSGVKYLAMVSYLEIYNEQIRDLLVPNDKLATNGSLSLKETPTEGVTVPGLALHPVHNAQEAESYLNMGSKNRMIGATLMNQNSSRSHSIFTISIEQLNNVNNNRSIRKGKLNLVDLAGSERQTKTGATGDRLKEATKINLSLSALGNVISALVDGKAKHIPYRDSKLTRMLQDSLGGNTRTLMIACVSPADRDYMETLSTLRYANRAKNISNKPKVNEDPKDTILRKYQEEIERLKSLLTSQHEPDGLRLMNITEFDHIEDVNETKIVELDAKRDKLLHEYQTEMEKLRNLHESEKHEKETVIKQIQAIKEEYEENIRRLNDEIKSNTSKEVTSKEEIMKRIAELKKALIGGEKANDKELSERRLKKKLAAEQRASLIAHLLAKIDMDEDRQLLQNQYKDISHELNLKSEILRKYRYKVKMLEREINDIQSEFQQEREDYLETIRKQNRKLKLLSQINEKIAATLKKDCNYCDMDSVKDQAVWLEDSQKYKLPDLIIPRTKLPPAEP from the exons ATGGCTGAAAACGTTAGAGTGATAGTGAGATGCCGGCCCATGAATAAGAGGGAAACAGACACCAATTGTAAG TGCGtggtaaaaatccaaaatccGGTTGTGGAAACATGGGACCCCGGAGAAGGCCCCGCTTATCCGAAAACCTTCACCTTCGATTCCACTTATGACCAGAACTCCAATACAGAGGTTATCTACAATGACATCTGTTATCCTTTAGTAGAG AGTGTTTTGGAAGGATACAATGCAACAATCTTCGTCTACGGTCAAACAGGCTGCGGGAAATCATTTACCATGGAAGGAATCAAAGGGCCGGACTCCAGTCAGAAAGGGGTCATTTCTAGAGCTTTTGAACACGCGTTTGAGGCTATTTCAGTTACAAGTGGAGTGAAATATCTTGCTATGGTCAGCTATTTGGAGATCTACAATGAACAAATTCG GGATTTATTAGTGCCAAACGACAAACTGGCGACCAATGGCTCTCTTAGCTTAAAAGAAACTCCTACAGAAGGAGTCACCGTACCAG GTCTGGCATTGCACCCAGTGCATAATGCGCAAGAAGCTGAATCCTATCTGAACATGGGCTCCAAAAATCGCATGATAGGAGCCACTTTGATGAACCAAAACAGCTCGAGAAGTCACAGTATTTTCACCATCAGCATTGAGCAACTAAACAATGTGAACAACAATCGAAGTATAAGGAAGGGCAAGTTGAATCTGGTAGATTTAGCAGGATCTGAGAGACAGACCAAGACTGGGGCCACTGGAGACAGGCTCAAAGAAGCTACTAAAATCAATTTGTCTTTGAGTGCCCTTGGGAATGTTATTTCTGCGTTAGTTGATGGCAAAGCTAAGCATATTCCTTACAGGGATTCTAAGTTGACTAGAATGCTGCAG GACTCCTTGGGGGGTAACACCAGGACATTAATGATAGCCTGCGTAAGCCCTGCAGATCGTGACTACATGGAGACTTTATCGACGTTAAGATACGCCAATCGAGCTAAAAATATCAGTAACAAACCTAAAGTCAACGAAGACCCAAAAGACACAATCCTCAGGAAATACCAAGAGGAAATTGAACGCCTGAAATCACTGCTCACATCCCAGCACGAGCCTGACGGTCTTCGACTAATGAATATCACAGAATTTGACCACATAGAGGATGTTAATGAAACCAAAATTGTGGAATTGGACGCAAAGAGGGACAAACTTCTACACGAGTATCAAACGGAGATGGAGAAATTGAGGAATTTGCACGAAAGTGAGAAGCACGAAAAAGAAACTGTGATAAAGCAAATACAAGCGATAAAAGAGGAGTACGAGGAAAATATACGAAGACTGAACGACGAAATTAAAAGCAATACTAGCAAAGAGGTGACGTCGAAGGAGGAAATCATGAAGAGAATTGCGGAGTTGAAGAAAGCTTTGATTGGTGGGGAAAAGGCTAATGATAAGGAGCTCTCGGAGAGgagattgaagaaaaaattggcTGCGGAACAAAGAGCTAG CTTAATAGCCCATCTCCTAGCGAAAATTGACATGGACGAAGACCGACAACTTCTTCAGAATCAGTACAAAGACATTAGTCACGAATTGAACTTGAAGAGTGAGATTTTACGAAAATACCGATACAAAGTGAAGATGCTGGAGCGAGAGATAAACGATATTCAGAGTGAGTTTCAGCAGGAGAGGGAAGACTATTTGGAGACAATAAGAAAGCAGAATAGGAAGCTCAAGCTGTTAagccaaattaatgaaaagatAGCGGCCACTTTGAAGAAGGATTGCAATTATTG CGATATGGACTCTGTCAAAGATCAGGCAGTGTGGCTTGAAGacagtcaaaaatataaactaccAGATTTGATAATCCCCAGGACCAAACTTCCTCCAGCTG AACCATGA
- the LOC136415110 gene encoding osmotic avoidance abnormal protein 3-like isoform X4 translates to MAENVRVIVRCRPMNKRETDTNCKCVVKIQNPVVETWDPGEGPAYPKTFTFDSTYDQNSNTEVIYNDICYPLVESVLEGYNATIFVYGQTGCGKSFTMEGIKGPDSSQKGVISRAFEHAFEAISVTSGVKYLAMVSYLEIYNEQIRDLLVPNDKLATNGSLSLKETPTEGVTVPGLALHPVHNAQEAESYLNMGSKNRMIGATLMNQNSSRSHSIFTISIEQLNNVNNNRSIRKGKLNLVDLAGSERQTKTGATGDRLKEATKINLSLSALGNVISALVDGKAKHIPYRDSKLTRMLQDSLGGNTRTLMIACVSPADRDYMETLSTLRYANRAKNISNKPKVNEDPKDTILRKYQEEIERLKSLLTSQHEPDGLRLMNITEFDHIEDVNETKIVELDAKRDKLLHEYQTEMEKLRNLHESEKHEKETVIKQIQAIKEEYEENIRRLNDEIKSNTSKEVTSKEEIMKRIAELKKALIGGEKANDKELSERRLKKKLAAEQRASLIAHLLAKIDMDEDRQLLQNQYKDISHELNLKSEILRKYRYKVKMLEREINDIQSEFQQEREDYLETIRKQNRKLKLLSQINEKIAATLKKDCNYCDMDSVKDQAVWLEDSQKYKLPDLIIPRTKLPPAGQNHDRINSISANSVFEKNAKSDQQDLISSYFEPASKRANELLSQNRKVDPQMVFNTWKDFAKKNKTRSTEHLDFDSSARNITANNFKGLSNHWLTSGADSPFNSDNLKKPFRLEALPDINSNGRKTHLNTMELL, encoded by the exons ATGGCTGAAAACGTTAGAGTGATAGTGAGATGCCGGCCCATGAATAAGAGGGAAACAGACACCAATTGTAAG TGCGtggtaaaaatccaaaatccGGTTGTGGAAACATGGGACCCCGGAGAAGGCCCCGCTTATCCGAAAACCTTCACCTTCGATTCCACTTATGACCAGAACTCCAATACAGAGGTTATCTACAATGACATCTGTTATCCTTTAGTAGAG AGTGTTTTGGAAGGATACAATGCAACAATCTTCGTCTACGGTCAAACAGGCTGCGGGAAATCATTTACCATGGAAGGAATCAAAGGGCCGGACTCCAGTCAGAAAGGGGTCATTTCTAGAGCTTTTGAACACGCGTTTGAGGCTATTTCAGTTACAAGTGGAGTGAAATATCTTGCTATGGTCAGCTATTTGGAGATCTACAATGAACAAATTCG GGATTTATTAGTGCCAAACGACAAACTGGCGACCAATGGCTCTCTTAGCTTAAAAGAAACTCCTACAGAAGGAGTCACCGTACCAG GTCTGGCATTGCACCCAGTGCATAATGCGCAAGAAGCTGAATCCTATCTGAACATGGGCTCCAAAAATCGCATGATAGGAGCCACTTTGATGAACCAAAACAGCTCGAGAAGTCACAGTATTTTCACCATCAGCATTGAGCAACTAAACAATGTGAACAACAATCGAAGTATAAGGAAGGGCAAGTTGAATCTGGTAGATTTAGCAGGATCTGAGAGACAGACCAAGACTGGGGCCACTGGAGACAGGCTCAAAGAAGCTACTAAAATCAATTTGTCTTTGAGTGCCCTTGGGAATGTTATTTCTGCGTTAGTTGATGGCAAAGCTAAGCATATTCCTTACAGGGATTCTAAGTTGACTAGAATGCTGCAG GACTCCTTGGGGGGTAACACCAGGACATTAATGATAGCCTGCGTAAGCCCTGCAGATCGTGACTACATGGAGACTTTATCGACGTTAAGATACGCCAATCGAGCTAAAAATATCAGTAACAAACCTAAAGTCAACGAAGACCCAAAAGACACAATCCTCAGGAAATACCAAGAGGAAATTGAACGCCTGAAATCACTGCTCACATCCCAGCACGAGCCTGACGGTCTTCGACTAATGAATATCACAGAATTTGACCACATAGAGGATGTTAATGAAACCAAAATTGTGGAATTGGACGCAAAGAGGGACAAACTTCTACACGAGTATCAAACGGAGATGGAGAAATTGAGGAATTTGCACGAAAGTGAGAAGCACGAAAAAGAAACTGTGATAAAGCAAATACAAGCGATAAAAGAGGAGTACGAGGAAAATATACGAAGACTGAACGACGAAATTAAAAGCAATACTAGCAAAGAGGTGACGTCGAAGGAGGAAATCATGAAGAGAATTGCGGAGTTGAAGAAAGCTTTGATTGGTGGGGAAAAGGCTAATGATAAGGAGCTCTCGGAGAGgagattgaagaaaaaattggcTGCGGAACAAAGAGCTAG CTTAATAGCCCATCTCCTAGCGAAAATTGACATGGACGAAGACCGACAACTTCTTCAGAATCAGTACAAAGACATTAGTCACGAATTGAACTTGAAGAGTGAGATTTTACGAAAATACCGATACAAAGTGAAGATGCTGGAGCGAGAGATAAACGATATTCAGAGTGAGTTTCAGCAGGAGAGGGAAGACTATTTGGAGACAATAAGAAAGCAGAATAGGAAGCTCAAGCTGTTAagccaaattaatgaaaagatAGCGGCCACTTTGAAGAAGGATTGCAATTATTG CGATATGGACTCTGTCAAAGATCAGGCAGTGTGGCTTGAAGacagtcaaaaatataaactaccAGATTTGATAATCCCCAGGACCAAACTTCCTCCAGCTG GACAGAACCATGACAGAATAAATTCCATAAGTGCCAACTCAGTTTTTGAg AAAAATGCCAAATCAGATCAACAAGACCTCATATCGAGTTATTTTGAACCCGCCTCTAAAAGAGCCAATGAGTTGTTAAGCCAAAATAGGAAAGTAGACCCTCAGATGGTGTTTAATACTTGGAAAG ACTTTGCcaagaaaaacaaaactaGATCCACCGAGCACTTGGACTTTGATTCTTCTGCCAGAAATATTACTGCTAACAATTTTAAGGGTTTAAGCAATCATTGGTTGACCTCTGGGGCGG ATTCACCATTTAAttcagataatttaaaaaagccaTTCCGCCTGGAGGCTCTACCTGACATTAACAGCAATGGAAGGAAAACTCACCTGAACACAATGGaattgctttaa